In Scophthalmus maximus strain ysfricsl-2021 chromosome 5, ASM2237912v1, whole genome shotgun sequence, a single window of DNA contains:
- the LOC118311598 gene encoding tubulin beta-2A chain-like isoform X2, with the protein MREIVHIQAGQCGNQIGAKFWEVISDEHGIDPTGSYQGDSDLQLERINVYYNEASGSKFVPRAILVDLEPGTMDSVRSGPFGQLFRPDNFVFGQSGAGNNWAKGHYTEGAELVDSVLDVVRKESENCDCLQGFQLTHSLGGGTGSGMGTLLISKIREEYPDRIMNTFSVMPSPKVSDTVVEPYNATLSVHQLVENTDETFSIDNEALYDICFRTLKLTTPTYGDLNHLVSATMSGVTTCLRFPGQLNADLRKLAVNMVPFPRLHFFMPGFAPLTSRGSQQYRALSVPELTQQMFDAKNMMAACDPRHGRYLTVAAIFRGRMSMKEVDEQMLSVQNKNSSYFVEWIPNNVKTAVCDIPPRGLKMSATFIGNSTAIQELFRRISEQFTAMFRRKAFLHWYTGEGMDEMEFTEAESNMNDLVSEYQQYQDATADEMGEYEEDEMEEEEEVRHDVHH; encoded by the exons ATGAGGGAAATCGTGCACATCCAGGCCGGGCAGTGTGGGAATCAGATCGGGGCGAAG TTCTGGGAAGTGATAAGCGATGAGCACGGCATCGACCCCACCGGCAGTTACCAAGGTGACAGTGACCTGCAGCTGGAGAGGATAAACGTCTACTACAATGAGGCATCAG GCAGCAAATTTGTCCCCCGAGCCATTCTGGTGGACCTGGAGCCAGGAACCATGGATTCAGTTCGCTCCGGCCCATTTGGACAGCTGTTCAGGCCCGACAACTTTGTCTTTG GTCAAAGTGGAGCAGGAAATAACTGGGCCAAGGGTCACTACACCGAGGGCGCTGAACTGGTGGACTCGGTCCTGGACGTGGTGAGGAAGGAGTCTGAGAACTGCGACTGCCTGCAGGGCTTTCAGCTCACCCACTCCCTGGGCGGCGGTACGGGCTCAGGGATGGGCACGCTGCTCATCAGCAAGATACGCGAGGAGTACCCCGACCGCATCATGAACACCTTCAGCGTCATGCCTTCCCCGAAGGTGTCCGACACCGTGGTGGAGCCCTACAACGCCACGCTCTCCGTCCACCAGCTGGTGGAAAACACAGATGAGACGTTCAGCATTGACAATGAGGCCCTGTACGATATTTGCTTCCGCACCCTGAAGCTGACCACACCCACCTACGGAGACCTCAACCACCTGGTATCCGCCACCATGAGCGGTGTGACCACCTGCCTCCGCTTCCCCGGCCAACTGAACGCTGACCTCCGTAAGCTGGCTGTCAACATGGTGCCCTTCCCTCGCTTGCATTTCTTCATGCCGGGCTTTGCGCCTCTCACAAGCCGGGGCAGTCAGCAGTATCGCGCCCTCTCCGTGCCAGAGCTCACGCAGCAAATGTTTGATGCCAAGAACATGATGGCGGCCTGTGACCCCCGTCACGGACGCTACCTCACGGTGGCAGCCATCTTCCGCGGCCGTATGTCAATGAAGGAAGTGGATGAGCAGATGCTGAGCGTGCAAAACAAGAACAGCAGCTATTTTGTCGAATGGATTCCGAACAACGTCAAGACCGCTGTCTGCGACATCCCGCCCCGTGGTCTCAAGATGTCCGCCACCTTCATTGGCAACAGCACGGCCATTCAGGAGCTGTTCCGGAGAATCTCCGAGCAGTTCACGGCCATGTTCCGCCGCAAGGCCTTCCTCCACTGGTACACCGGGGAGGGGATGGACGAGATGGAGTTCACAGAGGCCGAGAGCAACATGAACGACCTGGTGTCAGAGTATCAGCAGTACCAGGATGCCACCGCAGATGAGATGGGAGAATATGAGGAGGACgaaatggaagaggaggaggaagtccgCCACGACGTTCACCACTGA
- the LOC118311598 gene encoding tubulin beta chain-like isoform X1 yields the protein MREIVHIQAGQCGNQIGAKFWEVISDEHGIDPTGSYQGDSDLQLERINVYYNEASGSSGSKFVPRAILVDLEPGTMDSVRSGPFGQLFRPDNFVFGQSGAGNNWAKGHYTEGAELVDSVLDVVRKESENCDCLQGFQLTHSLGGGTGSGMGTLLISKIREEYPDRIMNTFSVMPSPKVSDTVVEPYNATLSVHQLVENTDETFSIDNEALYDICFRTLKLTTPTYGDLNHLVSATMSGVTTCLRFPGQLNADLRKLAVNMVPFPRLHFFMPGFAPLTSRGSQQYRALSVPELTQQMFDAKNMMAACDPRHGRYLTVAAIFRGRMSMKEVDEQMLSVQNKNSSYFVEWIPNNVKTAVCDIPPRGLKMSATFIGNSTAIQELFRRISEQFTAMFRRKAFLHWYTGEGMDEMEFTEAESNMNDLVSEYQQYQDATADEMGEYEEDEMEEEEEVRHDVHH from the exons ATGAGGGAAATCGTGCACATCCAGGCCGGGCAGTGTGGGAATCAGATCGGGGCGAAG TTCTGGGAAGTGATAAGCGATGAGCACGGCATCGACCCCACCGGCAGTTACCAAGGTGACAGTGACCTGCAGCTGGAGAGGATAAACGTCTACTACAATGAGGCATCAG ggAGTTCAG GCAGCAAATTTGTCCCCCGAGCCATTCTGGTGGACCTGGAGCCAGGAACCATGGATTCAGTTCGCTCCGGCCCATTTGGACAGCTGTTCAGGCCCGACAACTTTGTCTTTG GTCAAAGTGGAGCAGGAAATAACTGGGCCAAGGGTCACTACACCGAGGGCGCTGAACTGGTGGACTCGGTCCTGGACGTGGTGAGGAAGGAGTCTGAGAACTGCGACTGCCTGCAGGGCTTTCAGCTCACCCACTCCCTGGGCGGCGGTACGGGCTCAGGGATGGGCACGCTGCTCATCAGCAAGATACGCGAGGAGTACCCCGACCGCATCATGAACACCTTCAGCGTCATGCCTTCCCCGAAGGTGTCCGACACCGTGGTGGAGCCCTACAACGCCACGCTCTCCGTCCACCAGCTGGTGGAAAACACAGATGAGACGTTCAGCATTGACAATGAGGCCCTGTACGATATTTGCTTCCGCACCCTGAAGCTGACCACACCCACCTACGGAGACCTCAACCACCTGGTATCCGCCACCATGAGCGGTGTGACCACCTGCCTCCGCTTCCCCGGCCAACTGAACGCTGACCTCCGTAAGCTGGCTGTCAACATGGTGCCCTTCCCTCGCTTGCATTTCTTCATGCCGGGCTTTGCGCCTCTCACAAGCCGGGGCAGTCAGCAGTATCGCGCCCTCTCCGTGCCAGAGCTCACGCAGCAAATGTTTGATGCCAAGAACATGATGGCGGCCTGTGACCCCCGTCACGGACGCTACCTCACGGTGGCAGCCATCTTCCGCGGCCGTATGTCAATGAAGGAAGTGGATGAGCAGATGCTGAGCGTGCAAAACAAGAACAGCAGCTATTTTGTCGAATGGATTCCGAACAACGTCAAGACCGCTGTCTGCGACATCCCGCCCCGTGGTCTCAAGATGTCCGCCACCTTCATTGGCAACAGCACGGCCATTCAGGAGCTGTTCCGGAGAATCTCCGAGCAGTTCACGGCCATGTTCCGCCGCAAGGCCTTCCTCCACTGGTACACCGGGGAGGGGATGGACGAGATGGAGTTCACAGAGGCCGAGAGCAACATGAACGACCTGGTGTCAGAGTATCAGCAGTACCAGGATGCCACCGCAGATGAGATGGGAGAATATGAGGAGGACgaaatggaagaggaggaggaagtccgCCACGACGTTCACCACTGA